A genomic stretch from Acropora palmata chromosome 13, jaAcrPala1.3, whole genome shotgun sequence includes:
- the LOC141863159 gene encoding uncharacterized protein LOC141863159, with protein sequence MPPNTKNYKGRSPNVLRYIESCGNEEDIGSLLCSNLAAGARLAAENESQAHDEKTSRTYELRLMSLERFAQQNGDDAVLFGANKRPFLAATIQTYMQMLSETKGKRLGSLSCRGLKPPVVRGHAAAFTYWFNVFGHSGPYSQSIEVLPDGSQKVIAKGNPMNSPANSGRVPQRIEVKIPWSKADKKAKGVTLSLWANSLKRELCPVTALFTWLLITGIKKGQNYIFPRVAKNNRAVLPNCARRVTTYRKTFLETSNILFGKDFTTHSIRRSAARWAARCGANDSSIKRAGRWKSNSFELYTQDARAEMIKEHHDGQPVSDHKIWMFKPLR encoded by the exons ATGCCTCcaaatacaaaaaattataaagGTCGTAGTCCTAATGTACTGCGGTACATCGAAAGCTGTGGAAACGAAGAAGATATAGGGAGCCTTCTTTGCTCAAATCTCGCGGCAGGCGCAAGGCTGGCAGCCGAAAACGAAAGCCAGGCACACGACGAAAAAACCAGTCGGACCTATGAGCTCCGGCTGATGTCGTTGGAGCGTTTTGCTCAGCAAAATGGAGATGACGCTGTTTTGTTTGGCGCCAACAAAAGGCCGTTTTTGGCTGCAACAATCCAGACCTATATGC AAATGTTAAGTGAAACCAAAGGCAAGAGGCTGGGGTCCCTAAGCTGCCGTGGCCTTAAGCCTCCAGTTGTGAGAGGTCACGCTGCAGCCTTCACATactggtttaatgtttttgggCATTCAGGCCCTTACAGCCAATCTATCGAAGTTCTTCCAGATGGGTCCCAAAAGGTTATTGCCAAAGGGAATCCTATGAATTCTCCAG CTAATTCTGGTAGAGTGCCACAGAGGATTGAGGTAAAAATACCATGGTCTAAAGCGGATAAAAAGGCCAAAG GTGTGACACTTTCTCTTTGGGCCAACTCTTTAAAACGTGAGCTATGCCCAGTTACTGCCCTTTTTACTTGGTTACTTATCACAG GAATTAAGAAGGGgcaaaattatattttcccACGAGTGGCCAAAAACAACAGGGCTGTTTTACCCAACTGTGCGCGACGTGTCACTACATACAGAAAAACCTTTTTGGAG ACATCAAATATCCTTTTTGGGAAAGACTTCACAACCCACAGCATAAGACGATCTGCAGCCCGGTGGGCAGCCAGGTGTGGGGCCAATGACAGCTCTATCAAAAGAGCAGGGAGATG GAAGTCCAACAGTTTTGAGCTTTATACTCAAGATGCAAGAGCAGAAATGATCAAGGAACACCATGACGGCCAACCAGTTTCTGATCACAAAATATGGATGTTCAAACCCCTGAGATAA